AGGAAATTGGGCAGCTTCACAAAATACAAATCGTTACCCAAGTCTGTGTTTACTTTTGGTATTTCTACCTCTATTCTTGTCTCTGGAATAggctcttcctcctgctgttcttGGCTCAGCCCATTCTCATCCTAATGGCAAAGGAGCACAATAGGAGCAAAAGTGAAACATATCAGTCTGACTCCTGTTGCTGGAAAAAGCGATTCCATTTTGACTGAGAACAATTCTACTGGCATGTAAAGAGATCAGAAAGCTTCTTATAAATGCACTCAAACCTTTTCAGTAAAACCAATCCATTTTATATTACACTGAAAGCCATTTCAAATACCAGAGGGAACTCGAGAAAACAAAGATAGAAAGGAAGCAGCAAGAGAGCTGACGTACAGTTTTCAGcaaggaatgagaaaataagcatgggatgagataaaaaaaaacaacaacacaacaacattCTTGAATATCTTCAAGGCTTGAAATGACAATATTTGTCAAACAGCCCTAAGTAGGGTACCAAGAAGACCTTTCAATTTGTATTTCACCTGATGGCCATCAAACATGTAATTTTTTCCATATGGAAGaagtgcagcagggctggggaaagGCATATCAATACATCTAATATTGCTGTACATAAAATTTCAATCATTCTTTTGGCCAGGGCAAAATTACCTGTAGGTTCTTACTTAATGCTGTTAACACTTTTTCCAATAAAGTACTATCAAACCCCACTGCCACTGCAGATCTCCAAGTGGAACAATGGGTTCATTACTTCAAAAGTCAGACTACTCACTATGGGCTGTCCTGGAGTTGGTGGCTTGTCTTCCCCATCGCTCCCTGAAGAAATGTCATCAGCTCCTCCAAACAGGTCCATAACGTCTGCGTGCTCTGGAGAGAAATGTTCCTGTTTTAAGATACACATACATGCAAACGTACACACCCCttcatgcaaaaacaaacacagaaaaaataagccTTCACTTTTATTACCACTTAAAATCTCCTACAAAGTTTAAGGATCTCTAGTTGTTACGAAGCACACATTATTCTCTTGTCccaagaaataagaaaaagtttCCCCTTGTTTTGAAGCTGGAGGGTCAGTGCTTTTCTGGAAAGGCTCCATTACTGAAATTCCAGGTGAAAAATGGCAACAGACAAATCAAGAGTTAAAGTTCATCCTTTACACAAGTGAACAGTTTAAACACACGACAAGCAACCTCACTGCACGCTTTGGAAGTTTTACTTCTCATTAAAAGCAACATGTTCTCTTGGACAGCAAAATATCATGTCCAGTAGAGGGTTTCTCAGGCTCCTGTGATAAGGTGCACCTTGAGCTCTGACAACGGGGTGTGAACTAACactcacaaaagaaaagctctgtccCTCGTGGAGGATGACAAAGCTAAAGAGAAATcaccaggaaaaataaagcacgTGCTGCCTCACAGAGCATGTTTTCTGTGCCACTCTGCCATGCCCATGGCACTGCAGTTACATCACAATGAGAATGCTATCAACTGTATCAAGTACCATAGCAGATGAATGATGGATTAAAAGACAAATGAGCCAAAAGCCAACAAACCAATCCCACCTTTACCTTTCTGGCCTTCTGTATCACTATCCGCCTCTGAATCTGATGCAATTGGTTTCTTCCGCTTCATTCGCAAAACTTCATCTTCGCTATCGCTGCCTCTTGCAGACTCTCCTAAGAAGCATAATTATTCTCAGCAGATTAAGAATTCTGCTTCATATGTTTCAAAATTCCTTTTATTAATCACATTGTTTCAGATTAGGAGTAATTTAAACACactgtgtaaaaaaaaacatacaaccCATTAAAAAGATGTCCACATTTGAAAGTTGTGCGATTAATGTTTAAGTCTGAATTTTTCAAGCCAATGTAAATGaaacaatagaaaacaaagcaggctGCAAGAAGCAAACCATTACAACTGCACTGGATCCTACCAGATTTatgctcctgctcctcctcatcGGAGTGCTGGGCCCTTTCATCATCGTCAGAGTTCTGCATCTTCTCCTCATCAGAGTGCTGGGCTCTTTCATCATCATCTGAGTTTTGCACCTTCTCCTCGTCTGACACCTGCGGCCTCTCCTCGTCGTCAGAGTTCTGCATCTTCTCCTCGTCAGAGTTCTGGAGCCTCTCCTCATCGTCAGACATCTGCGGCCTCTCATCTTCATCGGAGTTCTGTGCTTTCTCCTCATCGTCTGAGTTCTGCTGTCTCTCCTCATCATCAGAGTTCTGCTGTCGCTCCTCATCATCCGACTGATCGCTTTTGTCCTCCTTCCCCCACTTCTCATCCTCCGAATGGGCCTTTTCTGAACCATCTCCCTCCGAATGGTGACTGCCCTCATCAGACCCATGGCCCCGCTCATCCTCCTCATCGTCATGAGCAGCTTCTGAAGCGCTGTGCTGGTCCACATCCGACTGATCGTTGTCTTCGTGCTCAGAGTGACCTGAAGCTTCGGAGCGATTGTACGACCTCTCGGAGTGGTTGTCACTGCCCGTGTGATGGGAGGCTCCTTCGTCCTCACTGTCATCTCCAAACAGCTCCTTGTTGCTGGGCTTTGCTGCCTCCCGCTCGTCATCCTGCTCGCTGTCGCTGCCTGAGGCGTTGCTGCCGGAGCCCACATTCTCCTGGTCAGAGTCAGAGTCTGAACCAGAATCActatctgcaaaacaaacatcGTCTCTCAAAGTTAAGCCATCCCTATGTGGGCTCAAACAGGGACACAGGCATGCATTACCCAACAGCAGAACTACACAAGGCACACAAGTTACCTATAACAATAAAATGTTTACCAACAACAACGCAAAGAACGTCCGCAAGTAGCACCCAATACACCCAGCCAACAGCTATTATCTAAGATTCTAGAGCTGTAGAAGGAATAAGCCGTTACACAAAGCTAAGAACTCCGAGGCAGCGCCCATAGCCAGGTGCTACATGGCTGTCCCTTATGATGCCAGTTAGCACTTTTCACctatcacagaatgacccgggttggaagggacctcaaggatcatgtagttccaaccccctgcctggcagggccaccaaacatacacctttactagatcaggttgcccagggccccgtccaacctggccttgaacacctccaaggacggggcatccacaacctccctgggcagcctgttccagggcctgaccactctcctagtaaagaacttccccctaacgtccaacctaaatcttccctcttttaacttaaaaccatttccccgtgtcctgctattgtcagccctttccaagaatttactcccctcctgggagtaagttcccttcatgtattgaaaggctgcagtgaggtcaccccgcaaccttctcttctccaggctgaacaaacccaactccctcagcctgtcctcataggggaggtgctccagccccctgatcatcaATGAAAAGCAAGGAGCCGGCAGGCGGcacacccccaccccaccccggCTGGTAACCCGACCGAAGCCCCGCGTTCCGCCCTGCTGTGCCGGAGGGCCTCGGGCCGGTACACAGCAACCTACGGCCGCACCCTTCTGCTCGGCCTCCGAGTCAGCGTCGCTGCCGAACAGCTCCTCCATGTCGGCCATGGCGGCTACACGCGCCGGCGCCGCGCAGTGACGCGATGCGGAGCgccgggaggaggaggagcaggaagggcTCCCTGTGAGAAGGGCCGCGCCCGCAGCTCCCACCGCCCCCTTCCGCCCGCAGAGCTCCGCCCTGAGCTGAAGCGCGGTGCGAGGCGGGCCGCCATCTTGTGAGCTGCGAGCTCTGAGCTGAGGGAGAACTGCACCTCCACACACCGCCACCCCACAATACCGCAATGCTattcaagaaacaaacaaagcgATACAACAGTTTAATCATTCGAAAAATTTTACTGCTTTACAGTCTGACAGCATATAGTGCTGATAAGCTAGAAAACTCAATTCACATTTCCTCAATGGAAATTTAAATTGAATACATGCTCGTTTATAGCCTACAAGGTGTAGAGAGAATGAGgctatttctttaaaatacaacagtATGTAGATAATTGTTTTGGAATATAGTCTACATTTCCATGCTTCGAGTGGAGCCAATGGAATCAACAATGCATGGTTATTTGGCTTCTGCATTAAACCTGGAAAAGAATCTAGAAGAGAGTACCACCTCCTTTGGAAAAAGACCTTGCATTTATGTAGCTAGTTATCAAAGTAATACCACTTCTACACTCAAAGTCGTATGCTGCACTTGAAACCATTAAATCTCAGCACTCAGCTTGGCTTAAGACTGTTTATGATTCCTGGCTACGGACtgaattctttcatttattccaAAATGGTTATATACTGTAGGTACAAAAGTGTTACAGTCATTTTAACCGTTCCATATTCCATGCCAAATGTCTTTCAACAGTTGAGGGGAAGTTTTCTATGCCCATTGTCAGATACCTACCTTGAAAGGGCCGACAAACAAATTCAGAGCAGTTAACCAGTTAAGAAAGGTCCTCTATTATTGCCTACGACAGGACACCTGAGAGAAATTAGAAGCCTCTACCTTTGATTGGAGTATTAACCAGCTCAACTTGATTctataaagtaataaaaaggcGATTTTGGCTATCATTTCCATAATCCAGCCAttcatttttctacttcatCTTCAGGTAGGACGTAACTGCATAATCCTGTTTTATAGTATAAAACAagttgtcacagaatcacaacaCATGAAGAGATTTCATGGGCATGCAGCCGTtcatgaaaagaaggaaaacatcatAGACTATTTTTTGACACAAAATTTTTATGGTGCCTGGCGAATGAGAAGTTCAGCTTTAGGCAACTGAGAACATTACAGGCTTTGGCCATGTTTATACATCATTCCTGtctgtaaagaacaaaaaaaaaccaaaaccacttAACTTGTGAATATACCCATAGTATGTGAGACTTAACATCTAGGAAGCTCTTGAAAACTCATAGAAGCCAAAATCAGAAGCAGCCTTTTTTATTGCTACTAGTCAGATCATTCTTGGTTGCTTCAAACTTACACTCCGTAAAGTCTTTGGTTTTAATAGAATTGATTCCAATAGCTTTTCAGAGCACACATTTATTTGTAATTAGTCAATAAAAGGCCAattttgaaacaggaaaaatatgttcttcCTCGGTTAAAAACCAGTTAAATACATCTTCATTGAAGGCACTATAGTTTGGAATTTGCTGTACATGCTGTACAGTTGCAGTAAAATTGGAAGTCATCTGCAGAATAAGGCCTGTCTAAAATCCAAGACATCATTTGCAGAAAATTATAACAGAGGCACAGTGTCAGAGGGT
The window above is part of the Coturnix japonica isolate 7356 chromosome 10, Coturnix japonica 2.1, whole genome shotgun sequence genome. Proteins encoded here:
- the LEO1 gene encoding RNA polymerase-associated protein LEO1 isoform X1, producing the protein MADMEELFGSDADSEAEQKDSDSGSDSDSDQENVGSGSNASGSDSEQDDEREAAKPSNKELFGDDSEDEGASHHTGSDNHSERSYNRSEASGHSEHEDNDQSDVDQHSASEAAHDDEEDERGHGSDEGSHHSEGDGSEKAHSEDEKWGKEDKSDQSDDEERQQNSDDEERQQNSDDEEKAQNSDEDERPQMSDDEERLQNSDEEKMQNSDDEERPQVSDEEKVQNSDDDERAQHSDEEKMQNSDDDERAQHSDEEEQEHKSGESARGSDSEDEVLRMKRKKPIASDSEADSDTEGQKGKEHADVMDLFGGADDISSGSDGEDKPPTPGQPIDENGLSQEQQEEEPIPETRIEVEIPKVNTDLGNDLYFVKLPNFLSVEPRPFDPQYYEDEFEDEEMLDEEGRTRLKLKVENTIRWRMRRDEEGNEIRESNARIVKWSDGSMSLHLGNEVFDVYKAPLQGDHNHLFIRQGTGLQGQAVFKTKLTFRPHSTDSATHRKMTLSLADRCSKTQKIRILPMAGRDPESQRTEMIKKEEERLRASIRRESQQRRMREKQHQRGLSANYLEPDRYEEEDEGDDAISLAAIKNRYKGGIREERARIYSSDSDEGSDEDKTQRLLKAKKLTSDEEGEPSGKRKAEDDDKASKKHKKYVISDEEEDDDD
- the LEO1 gene encoding RNA polymerase-associated protein LEO1 isoform X2, encoding MADMEELFGSDADSEAEQKDSDSGSDSDSDQENVGSGSNASGSDSEQDDEREAAKPSNKELFGDDSEDEGASHHTGSDNHSERSYNRSEASGHSEHEDNDQSDVDQHSASEAAHDDEEDERGHGSDEGSHHSEGDGSEKAHSEDEKWGKEDKSDQSDDEERQQNSDDEERQQNSDDEEKAQNSDEDERPQMSDDEERLQNSDEEKMQNSDDEERPQVSDEEKVQNSDDDERAQHSDEEKMQNSDDDERAQHSDEEEQEHKSGESARGSDSEDEVLRMKRKKPIASDSEADSDTEGQKEHADVMDLFGGADDISSGSDGEDKPPTPGQPIDENGLSQEQQEEEPIPETRIEVEIPKVNTDLGNDLYFVKLPNFLSVEPRPFDPQYYEDEFEDEEMLDEEGRTRLKLKVENTIRWRMRRDEEGNEIRESNARIVKWSDGSMSLHLGNEVFDVYKAPLQGDHNHLFIRQGTGLQGQAVFKTKLTFRPHSTDSATHRKMTLSLADRCSKTQKIRILPMAGRDPESQRTEMIKKEEERLRASIRRESQQRRMREKQHQRGLSANYLEPDRYEEEDEGDDAISLAAIKNRYKGGIREERARIYSSDSDEGSDEDKTQRLLKAKKLTSDEEGEPSGKRKAEDDDKASKKHKKYVISDEEEDDDD